From one Rhizobium sp. CIAT894 genomic stretch:
- a CDS encoding DUF982 domain-containing protein, whose amino-acid sequence MIVSTVWEAVEYFKPWRSSQGILSSRRRCLDALDGCAARAAGFFITAAKTAGLLLWD is encoded by the coding sequence TTGATCGTTTCCACCGTCTGGGAAGCCGTCGAATATTTCAAACCATGGCGAAGCAGCCAAGGCATCCTATCGTCGCGCCGGCGCTGCCTGGATGCGCTTGACGGTTGCGCAGCCCGCGCGGCGGGATTCTTCATCACCGCGGCAAAGACGGCGGGATTGTTGCTGTGGGATTAG
- a CDS encoding GNAT family N-acetyltransferase — MDTDCFIRPAIEADTEALFDICLKTANGGEDASALYSDPHLPGYIWSVPYLKFARDFAFVLVEGDRPVGYVVGAPDTSGFDKDLAANWWPFVRQQIAGLTPTRARDADVVERIQNPRSGTTWLQDDYPAHLHINILPGLQAGGWGRRMISTELEALRKHGIKAVHLGVDPNNQRARGFYRHLGFSEFERDGSVAFAMRIDEGSG; from the coding sequence ATGGACACCGACTGCTTCATCCGTCCGGCGATTGAAGCCGATACCGAAGCTCTTTTCGACATCTGCCTGAAAACCGCCAATGGCGGCGAGGATGCCAGCGCGCTTTACAGCGACCCGCATCTGCCCGGTTACATCTGGTCGGTACCCTATCTCAAATTTGCCAGAGACTTTGCCTTCGTTCTCGTTGAGGGCGACCGGCCGGTCGGTTATGTCGTGGGTGCGCCTGATACCAGCGGGTTCGACAAAGACCTGGCAGCAAACTGGTGGCCGTTCGTGCGCCAGCAGATCGCCGGACTGACGCCCACCCGTGCACGCGATGCCGACGTGGTGGAACGCATTCAAAATCCGCGCAGCGGAACGACGTGGCTTCAAGACGATTACCCGGCGCATCTTCACATCAACATTCTTCCCGGACTTCAGGCAGGCGGCTGGGGGCGCAGGATGATCAGCACCGAGCTTGAAGCGCTTCGAAAGCACGGGATCAAAGCGGTGCATCTCGGTGTCGATCCAAACAACCAACGCGCCAGAGGTTTTTACCGTCACCTCGGCTTTTCCGAATTCGAGCGCGATGGCTCCGTCGCCTTTGCCATGCGGATCGATGAGGGATCCGGCTAG
- a CDS encoding class I SAM-dependent methyltransferase yields MSIELDATTYVHAKQTTAHSYILPAVVDVLENSFQEANETAVFDLGCGTGGAAAVLAGKGYDVVGVDPSADGIAKARTAHPDLPLEIGSGYEDLSSRYGTFDAVISLEVVEHVYDPKAFSATMYDLVKPGGIAVMSTPFHGYWKNLALAVSGKMDDHFMPLKDHGHIKFWSPGTLSTLLLDTGFEDVDFEYVGRIPLLAKSMIAIAQKPH; encoded by the coding sequence ATGTCTATCGAACTAGACGCGACGACCTATGTGCATGCCAAGCAGACGACCGCCCATTCCTATATTTTGCCGGCCGTTGTGGATGTTCTCGAGAATAGTTTTCAGGAGGCAAACGAAACGGCGGTCTTCGACCTCGGCTGCGGTACTGGCGGCGCTGCAGCCGTGCTTGCCGGAAAAGGTTATGACGTCGTCGGTGTCGATCCGTCCGCGGACGGTATTGCGAAAGCAAGAACGGCCCATCCCGATCTGCCGCTGGAAATCGGCTCCGGCTACGAAGATCTTTCCAGCCGGTATGGGACCTTCGATGCGGTGATCAGCCTCGAAGTGGTGGAGCACGTTTATGACCCCAAGGCTTTCTCGGCCACCATGTACGATCTGGTGAAGCCCGGCGGCATCGCGGTGATGTCGACGCCGTTTCACGGGTACTGGAAAAATCTGGCCTTGGCCGTCAGCGGCAAGATGGACGACCATTTCATGCCGCTCAAAGACCATGGCCACATCAAATTCTGGTCTCCCGGAACGTTGAGCACGCTGCTGCTGGACACAGGTTTCGAAGACGTCGACTTCGAATATGTCGGGAGAATTCCGCTGCTGGCAAAATCGATGATCGCGATCGCTCAGAAACCACACTGA
- a CDS encoding helix-turn-helix domain-containing protein, whose product MITATQIRGARAMIGMSIEELAAASGLPVETVAALETGEFTGEPHALFDVRSTLEAHGIIFLSSGNQDEGGPGIRLRARTSSDDGIRPENLNAANDD is encoded by the coding sequence ATGATAACAGCAACACAGATACGCGGCGCACGCGCCATGATCGGCATGAGCATCGAAGAGTTGGCCGCCGCAAGCGGCCTGCCGGTCGAGACCGTAGCGGCGCTCGAGACAGGCGAGTTTACGGGCGAGCCGCATGCGCTGTTCGATGTGCGCAGCACGCTCGAGGCGCACGGCATCATCTTCCTGTCGAGCGGCAATCAGGATGAAGGCGGCCCCGGCATTCGGTTGCGCGCGCGCACCTCCAGCGACGACGGCATCCGCCCGGAAAACCTCAACGCCGCCAACGACGACTGA
- a CDS encoding glycogen debranching protein, which produces MIKPSTDGQLFAEDGVLLPIMAPRLQADVHPDGYADLALWGAGSLGRVRFSAIEGPYSFAPNRMVSKHGGVFVAQSLPVMLICGVRLQGVYPARRCAWWHEPEGLSARAKLTRTRHRRTFEMAWGVLIVDALGPDLRIAVGASRDEAESALNLTSEAIIAEAAEYVARCDLTPEADPLMRSMVSQGTHAALSSIRRDENGAFAGLAAGQAYSAPARTYYRDGYWTMQPLLTLAPEAVRDEIRLLAKGVQPDGEAPSGVILTGPAQSEAWQRFVADSKANPKTHKRAVPEYHNRPQDWWSDHFDSPLFFVLFLSDYFSATKDLAEVQLHWPTVRAIVDRYLSLAGPDSVLPLKPRNDRDWADNVYREGLVSYDLGLFVGAMDAVARLGEDLDPKLAERARRTADLARQEIEAKLFVPATGGYADYGTPGAFVEDHLALDSLTLSRFAAISEQKAVGLLKAFESKLETRHNQEQPYGSWGVMCAYPPFKRQSDLRSKTAFPYRYHNGSDWPYWDGAYAEERLRHGLGGARYALTRWWETCLDNGWIGAVEYFSPPYGRGSLLQGWSTMPAAVVLKYGLDAANSEPMS; this is translated from the coding sequence ATGATAAAGCCCTCGACTGATGGACAGCTTTTCGCCGAAGACGGCGTTTTACTGCCGATAATGGCGCCACGCCTTCAGGCGGATGTTCATCCGGACGGATATGCCGATCTCGCCCTTTGGGGCGCCGGCAGCCTGGGGCGCGTGAGATTTTCTGCAATCGAGGGCCCTTATAGCTTTGCCCCGAACCGTATGGTTTCCAAACATGGCGGCGTCTTCGTTGCGCAGTCGCTGCCGGTGATGTTGATCTGCGGTGTGCGCCTTCAGGGCGTATATCCCGCGCGTCGTTGCGCCTGGTGGCACGAGCCGGAGGGCCTAAGTGCGAGGGCGAAGCTCACTCGGACCCGGCATCGGCGGACTTTCGAAATGGCCTGGGGCGTTCTCATTGTCGACGCTCTCGGTCCGGATCTGCGGATTGCCGTCGGCGCTTCGAGAGACGAAGCCGAAAGCGCTCTCAACCTCACCAGCGAAGCGATCATTGCCGAAGCCGCCGAATATGTGGCGCGGTGCGATCTGACGCCAGAGGCCGACCCGCTGATGCGCAGCATGGTCAGCCAGGGGACCCATGCCGCCCTTTCGAGCATCCGGCGCGACGAAAACGGCGCCTTCGCCGGCCTTGCCGCCGGGCAGGCCTATAGTGCTCCGGCGCGGACCTATTACCGCGATGGCTACTGGACGATGCAGCCGCTCCTGACGCTTGCCCCCGAGGCGGTGCGCGACGAAATCCGGCTGCTGGCCAAGGGGGTGCAGCCGGATGGAGAAGCCCCAAGCGGCGTGATCTTGACAGGGCCTGCGCAATCGGAGGCCTGGCAGCGGTTTGTCGCCGACAGCAAGGCCAATCCCAAAACCCACAAAAGAGCCGTTCCGGAGTACCATAATCGACCGCAGGATTGGTGGAGCGACCACTTCGATAGCCCGCTTTTCTTCGTTCTCTTCCTGAGCGACTATTTCAGCGCAACGAAGGATTTAGCCGAGGTGCAACTGCACTGGCCAACGGTTCGGGCAATAGTTGATCGTTATCTCAGCCTGGCCGGCCCTGACAGCGTTCTGCCGCTGAAGCCGCGCAACGATCGGGACTGGGCCGACAACGTCTATCGTGAAGGCCTGGTCTCATACGATCTGGGCCTTTTCGTCGGCGCCATGGACGCGGTGGCAAGGCTTGGCGAGGATCTTGATCCGAAGCTTGCCGAACGCGCCCGCAGGACAGCAGACCTTGCCCGCCAGGAAATCGAGGCAAAACTCTTCGTCCCGGCGACGGGAGGATATGCCGACTACGGAACGCCTGGCGCTTTTGTCGAGGATCATCTGGCCCTCGACAGCCTGACCTTGTCCCGATTTGCTGCGATTTCGGAGCAGAAGGCCGTCGGATTGCTGAAAGCTTTTGAAAGCAAACTGGAAACGCGCCACAATCAGGAGCAGCCGTATGGCAGTTGGGGGGTGATGTGCGCCTATCCGCCCTTCAAGCGGCAAAGCGATCTGCGATCCAAGACCGCGTTTCCCTACCGCTACCATAATGGCTCGGACTGGCCCTATTGGGATGGCGCCTATGCCGAAGAACGCCTTCGTCACGGACTTGGTGGTGCGCGCTATGCGTTGACGCGCTGGTGGGAAACCTGCCTCGACAACGGCTGGATCGGTGCGGTGGAATATTTCTCGCCGCCTTATGGGCGCGGTTCCCTGCTTCAGGGCTGGAGCACCATGCCGGCGGCAGTTGTTTTGAAATACGGGCTTGACGCCGCAAATTCGGAGCCAATGTCATGA
- a CDS encoding ROK family transcriptional regulator: MTMTASVVQTPIARKISTNAVIRTVLASGSISRADIAKLTGLSKQTISDVVRDLEGDGWLKAIGQTDGRPGRNAIIYEINARAGLAASIDLGGTKIAAAICDLLGNVVAETKVATDPRGGMHLVNQFSDIIIELASAAGTTADKLRLAVLGTPGVLDPATGHINVAPNIPGIDAINLRQVFSEKMGIPVIVENDVNLAAQGERWRGHGVETGNFAFIALGTGVGMGIIANGALLRGARGAAGEIAYLPIGGDVFDPGGFTLGTFESAVGSVAMLRRYIGFGGRNASTVADLFAAFNAGEASAAAAIEETARLVAVAIAAIGATLDPELVITGGSIGARPELVNAIRNFLPRCTPYPPRIEISRFGNRAALMGGMGIAVERMHDDLFGVKLKEA; encoded by the coding sequence ATGACAATGACCGCCTCTGTCGTACAGACTCCGATCGCACGGAAAATTTCAACCAATGCCGTGATCCGCACCGTGTTGGCGAGCGGGTCGATCTCTCGCGCCGATATCGCCAAGCTCACCGGCCTATCGAAACAGACGATCTCCGATGTCGTGCGCGATCTTGAGGGTGACGGATGGCTCAAAGCGATCGGGCAGACCGACGGTCGCCCCGGCCGCAATGCCATCATCTACGAAATCAATGCCAGGGCGGGACTGGCCGCTTCCATCGATCTCGGGGGCACCAAGATTGCTGCGGCTATCTGCGATCTCTTGGGAAATGTGGTTGCCGAAACCAAAGTGGCCACCGATCCGCGCGGCGGAATGCATCTCGTCAATCAGTTCAGCGATATTATCATCGAACTCGCCTCTGCGGCCGGGACGACTGCCGACAAGCTCCGTCTCGCCGTTCTGGGCACCCCCGGCGTGCTCGATCCGGCCACCGGCCATATCAATGTGGCGCCGAACATTCCAGGCATCGACGCCATCAATCTGCGCCAGGTCTTCAGCGAAAAGATGGGCATACCGGTGATCGTCGAAAATGATGTCAACCTTGCCGCGCAAGGCGAGAGATGGCGGGGACACGGTGTCGAGACCGGCAATTTTGCATTCATTGCGCTCGGAACGGGCGTCGGCATGGGCATCATCGCCAACGGTGCCCTGTTGCGCGGCGCGCGTGGCGCGGCCGGCGAGATCGCCTATCTTCCGATCGGCGGAGATGTTTTCGATCCCGGCGGGTTTACGCTTGGGACCTTTGAGAGCGCGGTCGGCAGCGTCGCGATGTTGCGCCGCTATATCGGTTTCGGCGGGCGCAACGCATCCACCGTGGCCGATCTCTTCGCCGCGTTCAATGCCGGAGAGGCAAGTGCTGCGGCCGCAATCGAAGAGACGGCAAGACTGGTGGCGGTCGCCATTGCGGCCATCGGCGCAACTCTCGATCCCGAGCTGGTGATCACCGGCGGCAGCATCGGCGCGAGACCGGAACTGGTAAACGCCATCCGGAATTTCCTGCCGCGTTGCACGCCCTACCCGCCGCGCATCGAGATCAGCCGCTTCGGCAACCGGGCCGCCCTGATGGGAGGCATGGGGATCGCGGTCGAGCGTATGCATGACGATCTGTTTGGGGTGAAATTGAAGGAGGCCTGA
- a CDS encoding HAD family hydrolase: MPALHDILDKSYDAFLFDMDGTLLNSIAVVERVWSGWARRHGFEPEVFLKTIHGIRASDVIRGLGLPGVDPAHEADLLLAEEMEDVSGIVEIPGAIRFLSAISDGKWAIVTSAPIELAERRMAAAGIPMPKVIVSGGEVKSGKPSPEGYLLGASRLGVDPSKCLVFEDAVAGILAGEAAGADVTVITETHATPFETPHFSIDNYQAWQPRQTAEGRLTIAAI, translated from the coding sequence GTGCCCGCTCTCCATGACATCCTCGACAAGTCCTACGACGCCTTCCTCTTCGACATGGACGGGACGCTGCTGAATTCCATTGCTGTCGTCGAGCGGGTGTGGAGCGGGTGGGCAAGACGCCACGGCTTCGAGCCGGAGGTCTTCCTGAAGACGATCCACGGCATCCGCGCTTCCGACGTGATCCGCGGGCTCGGCCTGCCGGGCGTCGATCCGGCCCATGAGGCGGACCTGCTGCTCGCCGAGGAGATGGAGGATGTCTCCGGCATCGTCGAAATACCCGGCGCCATCCGCTTCCTCTCCGCCATTTCAGACGGCAAATGGGCAATCGTCACCTCGGCGCCGATCGAGCTTGCCGAGCGCCGCATGGCTGCGGCCGGCATCCCGATGCCGAAGGTCATCGTCAGCGGCGGAGAGGTCAAATCGGGCAAGCCCAGCCCCGAAGGTTATCTGCTCGGCGCAAGCCGCCTCGGCGTCGATCCCTCGAAATGCCTGGTCTTCGAAGATGCCGTCGCCGGCATTCTCGCCGGCGAGGCCGCCGGCGCCGACGTCACGGTGATTACGGAAACCCACGCGACGCCCTTCGAAACGCCGCATTTTTCCATCGACAACTACCAGGCATGGCAGCCCCGCCAAACCGCCGAAGGCCGGCTGACGATCGCCGCGATCTGA
- a CDS encoding glycosyl hydrolase family 8, whose translation MRRLRALLLAATVALASPGEPAVAQQAMINAGAWSAYKAKFLDATGRIVDNGNGNISHSEGQGYGLLLAYLAANPADFEQIWYFTRTELLLRDDGLAVWKWDPNVRPHVADTNNATDGDMLIAYALALAGTAWKRDDYILAASRMAQALLAETVARSEGRTLLLPGTQGFTGDDRDDGPVVNPSYWIYEAIPVMSALAPSDAWKKLSDDGVELLNTMQFGPRKLPAEWVSLRDKPRPAKGFDAEFSYNAIRIPLYLARGGITNKALLVRLQKGMSQDGVPATIDLTTGRPKTLLPDPGYRIVNDVVACVVDGTKLPSSALQFAPALYYPSTLQLLGLAYIGEKHPECL comes from the coding sequence ATGAGGCGGCTGCGCGCGCTCCTGCTGGCGGCCACGGTCGCGCTTGCCTCGCCGGGCGAGCCCGCCGTCGCGCAGCAGGCGATGATCAATGCCGGCGCGTGGTCGGCCTACAAGGCGAAGTTTCTGGATGCGACCGGCCGCATCGTCGATAACGGCAACGGCAATATCAGCCACAGCGAAGGGCAGGGCTATGGCCTGCTGCTTGCCTATCTCGCAGCCAACCCAGCCGATTTCGAGCAGATCTGGTATTTTACCCGCACCGAGCTGCTGCTGCGCGACGATGGCCTGGCCGTTTGGAAATGGGATCCGAACGTCAGGCCGCATGTGGCCGATACCAACAATGCCACCGATGGCGACATGCTGATCGCCTATGCGCTGGCGCTTGCCGGCACGGCGTGGAAGCGCGACGACTATATCCTCGCCGCCTCCCGTATGGCGCAGGCTCTGCTTGCCGAAACCGTCGCTAGGTCTGAGGGCCGCACCTTGCTGTTGCCGGGAACCCAGGGTTTTACCGGCGACGACCGGGACGACGGCCCGGTTGTCAACCCGTCCTACTGGATTTACGAGGCGATCCCGGTGATGTCGGCTCTCGCGCCGTCGGATGCCTGGAAAAAACTGTCGGATGACGGCGTGGAACTGTTGAACACGATGCAGTTCGGCCCGCGCAAGCTTCCCGCCGAATGGGTGAGCCTGCGCGATAAGCCGCGGCCGGCGAAGGGGTTCGACGCCGAGTTCTCATATAACGCCATCCGCATCCCGCTCTATCTCGCGCGCGGCGGCATCACCAACAAGGCGCTGCTCGTGCGCCTGCAAAAGGGGATGTCGCAAGACGGCGTTCCCGCAACCATCGATCTGACCACCGGCCGGCCGAAGACCCTGCTGCCGGACCCCGGTTATCGAATTGTTAACGATGTTGTGGCCTGTGTTGTCGATGGGACCAAGCTGCCGAGCTCGGCCCTGCAATTTGCGCCCGCGCTCTATTATCCATCCACCCTTCAACTGCTGGGGCTGGCTTATATCGGGGAGAAGCATCCGGAGTGTCTGTGA
- a CDS encoding extracellular solute-binding protein — protein MKRTVKSISILPAYRLKAAVALAGAALMSFGLSAARADDLAVWDDQTFEGQSAVIEQLNKEFEAAHPGVTIKRTARTFDDMKLTLKLAVSAGDGPVITKVNQGAGDMGAMVKEGLLLPVDEYIKKYGWDKRQSDSVLARDRWDGPKFGVGKTYGISGLGEIVGLYYNKKILDDAGVALPKTFEELLADLDKLKEKGVAPFMMGSAKQHLALHMIGAIDQAHIDAANRAELDDLIYGKGGSWNTKGNIESAKLVQKWAQGGYFYPGFEGISGDDAVQLFISGQGAFLISGTWYFGDMQNNPHIGFMAIPAPKGVSKPMSVGGVDLAWAITSLAKDKAKQDLAGEYIDYMVSEKAAESWAAAGYLPATSLPADAKPKLTPLLTSGIEMWKTLNGNDALGHYPDWSSPTMLKTIDDNTPLLLSGKITPEAFVDAMDKDYQAYLKDKK, from the coding sequence ATGAAAAGAACCGTGAAATCGATCAGCATACTGCCGGCATACCGATTGAAAGCCGCTGTCGCGCTTGCTGGCGCGGCGCTTATGAGTTTCGGCCTTTCCGCCGCCCGCGCCGACGATCTGGCGGTGTGGGACGATCAAACCTTCGAAGGCCAGAGCGCCGTCATCGAACAACTGAACAAGGAGTTCGAAGCCGCGCATCCCGGTGTCACGATCAAACGCACCGCCCGCACCTTCGACGACATGAAGCTGACGCTGAAGCTTGCTGTTTCAGCAGGCGATGGCCCTGTCATCACCAAGGTCAACCAGGGCGCCGGCGACATGGGCGCGATGGTCAAGGAAGGATTGCTCCTGCCGGTCGACGAGTACATCAAGAAATATGGCTGGGATAAGCGCCAGTCGGATTCCGTGCTTGCCCGGGATCGCTGGGACGGGCCGAAATTCGGGGTAGGCAAGACTTACGGCATCTCAGGTCTCGGCGAGATCGTCGGTCTCTATTACAACAAGAAGATCCTCGACGACGCCGGCGTGGCGCTGCCGAAGACCTTCGAGGAACTCTTGGCCGATCTCGACAAGCTGAAGGAAAAAGGCGTCGCGCCCTTCATGATGGGCTCGGCAAAGCAGCATCTGGCCCTGCACATGATCGGCGCCATCGACCAGGCACATATCGACGCGGCCAACCGCGCCGAACTTGACGACCTGATCTACGGCAAAGGCGGCTCCTGGAACACCAAGGGCAATATCGAATCGGCCAAACTCGTGCAGAAATGGGCGCAAGGCGGCTATTTCTACCCGGGGTTCGAGGGCATCTCCGGTGACGACGCCGTCCAGCTTTTCATATCAGGGCAGGGCGCTTTCCTGATCTCGGGAACCTGGTACTTCGGTGACATGCAAAATAATCCGCATATCGGCTTCATGGCCATTCCTGCTCCGAAGGGTGTTTCCAAGCCCATGAGTGTCGGTGGCGTCGATCTTGCCTGGGCGATCACGAGCCTGGCCAAAGACAAGGCGAAGCAGGACCTGGCCGGCGAATACATCGACTATATGGTTTCGGAAAAGGCCGCTGAAAGCTGGGCCGCTGCCGGTTATCTTCCTGCAACATCGCTGCCGGCGGATGCAAAGCCCAAGCTCACGCCGCTCCTGACCTCCGGCATCGAGATGTGGAAGACGCTCAACGGCAATGACGCGCTCGGCCATTACCCCGATTGGTCCAGCCCGACGATGCTGAAGACGATAGACGACAACACGCCACTTCTTCTGTCAGGCAAGATCACGCCCGAAGCCTTTGTCGATGCGATGGACAAGGATTATCAGGCCTATCTGAAGGACAAGAAGTAA
- a CDS encoding cellulose synthase, with amino-acid sequence MKSSLVAVSAAVVVATLVTGLKDRAALQERLGLGAAGKPAPELMMMGRIKPTEAAGNSEFNAQLVADKIEAITSSPPSASDTSDPNAVAQQPAAPPSAALPSEPQTATSPAPGTPSTVSEPPAPQQAAASTQPAVDESALRYFASRGDKVRLQAEISRLQALYPNWVPPADPLAVPQNGDKQLEAMWQLYSDGRYAELRKAISDRQAAGAGWQPPADLLDRLDVAEARARLVNASDLKQYATVVDIAAATPSLLTCSEVDVLWRVAEAFIQTEREQRGQDAYTYILKNCTNPAERQATIEKASTLLSYQPMQGLLALEKPAATDGSREFDAIRDNLARRFMAEGNDDPKLAIAPDYVSRLEKLAESQGLASDALLLGWYQLRRNNDADAEKWFRAARAKQDSATASQGLALALIARKAPQEAEDVMFRWRAESDDASATYLAATANLMALQPPADLAEDVLHRIAAEVIARKYVPTAQQFGWYARSLNQFQTAARWFETALAWKPDDEPSAYGLAVTREQLNDRKAVLAIQHAWAGRSTRITNLEDTSSLSPNGAPLQPEKSPIAPQQPVQPTQPPQRPAVTAEPLPAERPTALQPGPDAAVRTARPGMQTVTVQRGPRQTRGCSTTVDAAQLGPSDALSRGWCLMDINRPMEAISAFEAALQSPLRKDREDAAYGQSLAYLRAGLSSNAAVAATKAPQSRQRAAELQVAILADRALSAFDAGRYRETLVYLDQRAQLQQERIDLMVLRGYCYFNLKMYGDATRIFEAAAATGNRDATRGLADVRKVTHPDVND; translated from the coding sequence GTGAAGTCCTCTCTCGTGGCAGTTTCAGCGGCAGTGGTGGTGGCGACCCTCGTCACCGGGCTGAAGGACCGTGCCGCTCTGCAGGAAAGGTTAGGGCTTGGCGCTGCCGGCAAGCCGGCGCCGGAACTGATGATGATGGGCCGCATCAAGCCGACCGAGGCTGCCGGCAATTCCGAATTCAATGCGCAACTCGTCGCCGACAAGATCGAGGCGATCACCTCCTCGCCGCCGTCGGCATCGGATACTTCAGATCCGAATGCTGTCGCGCAGCAGCCCGCAGCCCCGCCATCCGCCGCACTGCCGTCTGAGCCTCAAACGGCGACCTCACCGGCGCCGGGCACGCCTTCCACCGTTTCCGAGCCGCCGGCGCCGCAGCAGGCCGCCGCCTCGACGCAGCCGGCCGTCGATGAAAGCGCGCTTCGTTATTTCGCCAGCCGCGGCGACAAGGTGCGGCTGCAGGCCGAAATTTCCCGCCTTCAGGCGCTCTACCCGAACTGGGTTCCGCCGGCCGATCCGCTCGCCGTGCCGCAAAACGGCGACAAGCAGCTCGAGGCCATGTGGCAGCTCTATTCGGATGGCCGTTATGCCGAGTTGCGCAAGGCGATCTCCGATCGTCAGGCAGCCGGCGCCGGATGGCAGCCGCCGGCCGACCTGCTCGACCGGCTCGACGTTGCCGAGGCCCGTGCCCGTCTCGTCAACGCTTCGGACCTCAAGCAATATGCGACGGTGGTCGATATCGCGGCCGCCACGCCGAGCCTGCTCACCTGCAGCGAGGTCGACGTTCTCTGGCGTGTTGCCGAAGCCTTCATTCAGACGGAGAGGGAACAGCGCGGCCAGGATGCCTACACCTATATCCTGAAGAATTGCACCAATCCGGCCGAACGACAGGCAACGATCGAAAAGGCCTCCACGCTGCTTTCCTATCAGCCGATGCAGGGGTTGCTCGCGCTGGAGAAGCCTGCCGCCACTGACGGCAGCAGGGAATTCGATGCGATCCGCGACAACCTCGCCCGACGCTTCATGGCAGAAGGCAACGACGATCCGAAGCTCGCCATCGCGCCCGACTATGTCTCCCGCCTCGAAAAGCTCGCAGAAAGCCAGGGCCTGGCCTCCGACGCGCTGCTGCTCGGCTGGTATCAGCTTCGCCGCAACAACGACGCCGATGCCGAAAAATGGTTCCGCGCCGCCCGCGCCAAGCAGGATTCGGCGACTGCTTCGCAAGGGCTGGCGCTGGCGCTGATCGCCCGCAAGGCGCCTCAGGAAGCCGAGGACGTGATGTTCCGCTGGCGCGCCGAGTCCGATGATGCGAGCGCCACCTATCTCGCTGCCACCGCCAACCTGATGGCGCTGCAGCCGCCGGCCGATCTCGCCGAAGACGTGCTGCATCGCATCGCCGCCGAGGTCATTGCCCGCAAATACGTGCCGACGGCGCAGCAGTTCGGCTGGTATGCCCGTTCCCTCAACCAGTTCCAGACTGCCGCACGCTGGTTCGAGACGGCCCTTGCCTGGAAACCCGATGACGAACCCTCCGCCTATGGGCTTGCCGTCACCCGCGAGCAGTTGAACGACCGCAAGGCCGTGCTCGCCATCCAGCACGCCTGGGCCGGCCGGTCGACGCGCATCACCAATCTTGAAGACACGTCTTCGTTGAGCCCCAACGGCGCTCCGCTGCAGCCGGAAAAGAGCCCGATTGCCCCACAGCAGCCGGTGCAGCCGACCCAGCCGCCGCAGCGCCCCGCGGTAACGGCCGAGCCGCTTCCGGCCGAGCGCCCCACCGCACTGCAGCCGGGGCCTGATGCGGCCGTTCGCACGGCAAGGCCGGGGATGCAGACGGTGACCGTCCAGCGCGGTCCGCGCCAGACACGCGGCTGCTCGACGACTGTCGATGCGGCGCAGCTCGGCCCGTCCGACGCGCTGTCGCGCGGCTGGTGCCTGATGGACATCAACCGGCCGATGGAGGCGATCTCCGCCTTCGAGGCGGCCTTGCAGAGCCCGCTCCGCAAGGATCGCGAAGACGCAGCCTACGGCCAGAGTCTTGCCTATCTGCGCGCCGGCCTTTCCAGCAATGCCGCCGTCGCCGCCACCAAGGCGCCGCAGAGCCGCCAGCGCGCCGCCGAGCTCCAGGTGGCGATCCTCGCCGATCGGGCGCTTTCGGCCTTCGACGCCGGGCGCTACCGCGAAACCCTCGTCTATCTCGATCAGCGTGCCCAGCTGCAGCAGGAACGTATCGATCTGATGGTCCTGCGCGGCTACTGTTACTTCAATCTGAAAATGTACGGTGATGCGACCCGTATCTTTGAAGCCGCAGCCGCGACCGGCAACCGCGATGCCACCCGCGGCCTTGCCGACGTTCGCAAGGTCACCCATCCCGACGTCAACGACTAG